One stretch of Flavobacterium sp. 9 DNA includes these proteins:
- the gndA gene encoding NADP-dependent phosphogluconate dehydrogenase: MNKFDFGIVGLGVMGRNLLLNIASHNFAAAGLDLDTEKVNSLQQEADPDHIIEATTDVKHFVSLIQQPRAIMLLVPAGKPVDSAIASLLPHLDKGDIIIDGGNTFYTDTDRRFLELSAQGIHFFGMGISGGEKGARFGPAMMPGGDQKAYERLRPIFEAIAAKVDGEPCVEYLGNGSAGNYVKMVHNGIEYGIMQLISEIYDLMKRGYNLDEETIQKTFEEWNQTHELKSYLIEITGSILKEKDEDGSPLINKISDWAKSKGTGKWTSQNAMDLQVPIPTIDAAVFMRDMSKTKPERIEAAKKLTWDAAKTDVNTSEAIAALKSALYFSIVVTYAQGLAQLHTASKEYNYGLNLETVAKIWRGGCIIRAAILEDFRKAYVAKSDLPNLLLDSGIASELTNNQTGMRAVIQFAVQKGLPVAGLMNSLAYFDAYRSENLPTNLIQAQRDYFGAHTYERTDVPGVFHTKWSE, translated from the coding sequence ATGAACAAATTTGATTTTGGAATTGTAGGACTCGGTGTAATGGGGCGTAATTTACTTTTGAATATTGCGAGTCATAACTTTGCTGCAGCAGGTTTAGATTTAGATACTGAGAAAGTTAATTCACTTCAACAGGAAGCTGATCCTGATCATATAATTGAAGCGACTACAGATGTTAAACATTTTGTATCGCTTATTCAACAACCAAGAGCGATTATGTTGCTGGTTCCTGCGGGGAAACCTGTTGACAGCGCAATAGCAAGTTTATTGCCTCATCTTGATAAAGGAGACATTATAATTGATGGTGGAAATACTTTTTATACAGATACTGACAGAAGATTTTTAGAATTATCTGCTCAGGGAATTCATTTCTTTGGAATGGGAATTTCAGGCGGAGAAAAAGGTGCGAGATTTGGTCCTGCAATGATGCCGGGCGGTGATCAGAAAGCATACGAAAGACTTCGTCCTATTTTTGAAGCTATTGCAGCAAAAGTTGATGGAGAACCTTGTGTAGAATATCTAGGAAACGGTTCTGCCGGAAACTATGTAAAAATGGTTCATAACGGAATCGAATACGGAATTATGCAGTTGATCTCTGAGATTTATGACTTGATGAAAAGAGGTTATAATCTTGATGAAGAAACGATTCAGAAAACTTTTGAAGAATGGAACCAAACGCACGAACTTAAATCTTATTTGATCGAAATTACCGGAAGTATCTTAAAAGAAAAAGACGAAGACGGAAGTCCGTTAATCAATAAAATTTCGGATTGGGCAAAATCTAAAGGTACAGGAAAATGGACTTCTCAAAACGCAATGGATTTGCAAGTTCCGATTCCAACAATCGATGCAGCAGTTTTTATGCGTGATATGTCTAAAACTAAACCGGAAAGAATTGAAGCTGCTAAGAAATTAACTTGGGACGCTGCCAAAACTGACGTAAATACAAGTGAAGCAATTGCTGCATTAAAATCGGCTTTATATTTTTCTATCGTTGTGACTTATGCACAAGGATTAGCACAGCTTCACACCGCTTCTAAAGAATATAATTACGGATTAAATCTTGAAACTGTTGCCAAAATATGGCGCGGTGGATGTATTATTCGTGCTGCAATTTTAGAAGATTTCAGAAAAGCATATGTTGCAAAATCTGATTTACCAAACTTACTTTTAGATTCTGGAATCGCTTCAGAATTAACAAACAACCAAACAGGAATGAGAGCAGTTATTCAATTTGCTGTTCAAAAAGGATTACCTGTAGCCGGACTTATGAATTCATTGGCTTATTTTGATGCTTACAGATCAGAAAATCTTCCAACAAATTTAATTCAGGCACAAAGAGATTATTTTGGAGCGCATACTTACGAACGTACTGATGTTCCGGGTGTCTTTCACACAAAATGGTCTGAATAA